From one Catenuloplanes nepalensis genomic stretch:
- a CDS encoding ABC transporter ATP-binding protein, giving the protein MAEGLHAHEVTLGYGDRAVVRKLSVHIPPAKITVIVGPNACGKSTLLRGLARLLNPSHGQVVLDGQDVHRMSTRAVALRLGILPQQPVAPDGMRVADLVGRGRYPHHGFFDRWSDSDDDAVAAALLATGTSELAGRSVDELSGGQRQRVWIAMALAQRTGILLLDEPTTFLDVTHQIEVLDLLTDLNRREGVTLVLVLHDLNLAARYAHHLIVMKGGDLVAQGAPADVITEGTVAAVFGLANRVVPDPVSGTPMVVPIGRYHGGLPPIDTSHAPMSAERG; this is encoded by the coding sequence GCGACCGCGCGGTGGTGCGGAAACTGTCCGTGCACATCCCGCCGGCGAAGATCACGGTCATCGTGGGCCCGAACGCGTGCGGCAAGTCCACGCTGCTGCGCGGCCTGGCCCGGCTGCTGAACCCGTCGCACGGGCAGGTCGTGCTGGACGGTCAGGACGTGCACCGGATGTCCACCCGCGCGGTCGCGCTGCGCCTCGGCATCCTGCCGCAGCAGCCGGTCGCGCCGGACGGCATGCGCGTCGCCGACCTGGTCGGGCGCGGGCGGTACCCGCACCACGGGTTCTTCGACCGGTGGAGCGACTCCGACGACGACGCGGTCGCGGCCGCGCTGCTGGCCACCGGTACGTCGGAGCTGGCCGGCCGGTCGGTCGACGAGCTCTCCGGCGGGCAGCGGCAACGGGTCTGGATCGCGATGGCACTGGCCCAGCGCACCGGCATCCTGCTGCTGGACGAGCCGACCACGTTCCTCGACGTGACCCACCAGATCGAGGTGCTCGACCTGCTCACCGACCTCAACCGCCGGGAGGGGGTGACGCTCGTGCTGGTCCTGCACGACCTGAACCTCGCGGCACGGTACGCGCACCACCTGATCGTCATGAAGGGCGGCGACCTGGTCGCGCAGGGCGCACCGGCGGACGTGATCACGGAGGGCACGGTGGCCGCCGTCTTCGGCCTGGCCAACCGCGTCGTTCCCGACCCGGTCTCCGGCACACCGATGGTCGTGCCGATCGGCCGCTATCACGGCGGCCTGCCCCCGATCGATACATCCCACGCGCCGATGAGCGCGGAGAGAGGTTGA
- a CDS encoding ABC transporter substrate-binding protein produces MINRRLFLTTGVGLAGGALLAACGSSSEEPAATPSATEREVQTDKGPVKVPASPAKVVCADYYGAFAVVDLGLIPVGVGGGGYEGTGAFYGDRLKAVPVTGDYTEPDVEKIAAAGPDLILRTIDTPDALYQQLSAIAPTVVISFQQLSLLDVANRLGDVLGRTTEAQALLTQYEQKTAAVKTKHAATLAEHTFSFVQVATETAFWTLGPAWTDTTVLIACGVQLAEPSKSQTEQTQEYSFEQIDILEPSGALLIPAGPDGVTASPDNAAMTDLDLWKNLSAVKAGRVYPIVSGASSLGTGIQLADRMDTVLTELAGS; encoded by the coding sequence ATGATCAACAGGCGTCTTTTCCTGACCACCGGTGTCGGTCTCGCCGGTGGCGCGCTGCTCGCGGCGTGCGGCTCTTCATCAGAGGAACCCGCCGCCACTCCCTCCGCCACCGAACGTGAGGTCCAGACCGACAAGGGCCCGGTGAAGGTGCCGGCCTCGCCCGCGAAGGTGGTCTGCGCCGACTACTACGGCGCGTTCGCGGTCGTCGACCTCGGGCTGATCCCGGTCGGCGTGGGCGGCGGCGGGTACGAGGGCACCGGCGCGTTCTACGGCGACCGGCTCAAGGCCGTGCCGGTCACCGGCGACTACACCGAGCCGGACGTGGAGAAGATCGCGGCGGCCGGGCCGGACCTGATCCTGCGCACCATCGACACGCCGGACGCGCTCTACCAGCAGCTGTCCGCGATCGCGCCGACCGTGGTCATCTCGTTCCAGCAGCTGTCCCTGCTCGACGTGGCGAACCGGCTCGGCGACGTGCTCGGCCGCACCACGGAGGCGCAGGCGCTGCTCACCCAGTACGAGCAGAAGACCGCGGCCGTGAAGACCAAGCACGCGGCGACGCTGGCCGAGCACACGTTCTCGTTCGTGCAGGTCGCCACGGAGACCGCGTTCTGGACGCTCGGCCCGGCCTGGACCGACACCACCGTGCTGATCGCCTGCGGGGTCCAGCTCGCGGAGCCGTCGAAGTCGCAGACCGAGCAGACGCAGGAGTACTCGTTCGAGCAGATCGACATCCTGGAGCCGAGCGGCGCGCTGCTCATCCCGGCCGGTCCCGACGGCGTGACGGCCTCACCGGATAATGCGGCCATGACCGATCTTGACCTGTGGAAGAACCTGTCCGCCGTGAAGGCCGGCCGGGTCTACCCGATCGTCTCCGGGGCCTCCTCGCTCGGCACCGGCATCCAGCTCGCCGACCGCATGGACACGGTCCTGACCGAGCTCGCGGGCTCCTGA